The following coding sequences lie in one Tichowtungia aerotolerans genomic window:
- a CDS encoding M20/M25/M40 family metallo-hydrolase: MNINEKQAISNLMELLAAEGPSGGEGPVAELVKKQLMAAGAKESWFSVKGKSRLPKNFTVGNLVVKIPGTIKAPRIMFSAHLDTVPICQGAVPVLKGDLIVPKGKTGLGGDNRASVAAVVTMAQTILQNDLPRPPITLLFTVGEENGLYGAKAFRPQDGGNPSMCFNIDGSGERGGVIGALGANRWRAEIHGISVHAANNPEGGVSAAIIAANAIAEIKANGYFGRIDKGSIKGTANVGSLHGGEADNQVMDSLTVTGECRSHNPTSLKKISKVWKTAFEKAAADLKNAAGECGAVDFIEDSDYRSFKLKKSDPVVKRFLKAAPKAGREAKVQTINAGLDANILNESGVPTVTFDAGNDHAHSLDECVHIPRYLEGCRLATALATEV; this comes from the coding sequence ATGAACATTAACGAAAAACAGGCAATCTCAAACCTCATGGAGCTGCTGGCGGCCGAGGGACCGAGCGGCGGCGAAGGACCGGTCGCCGAACTGGTCAAAAAACAATTGATGGCCGCAGGAGCCAAAGAATCCTGGTTTTCTGTCAAAGGCAAAAGCCGCCTGCCGAAAAACTTCACCGTCGGCAACCTGGTCGTCAAAATTCCAGGAACAATCAAAGCGCCGCGTATCATGTTTTCGGCTCATCTCGACACGGTTCCGATCTGTCAGGGCGCAGTTCCTGTCCTGAAAGGCGACCTTATTGTCCCGAAAGGAAAAACCGGCCTGGGCGGCGATAACCGTGCGTCTGTTGCAGCCGTCGTGACAATGGCCCAGACCATCCTGCAAAACGACCTGCCCCGCCCGCCTATCACCCTGCTCTTCACCGTCGGAGAAGAAAACGGACTGTATGGCGCGAAGGCGTTCCGCCCTCAGGACGGAGGGAATCCGTCCATGTGTTTCAACATCGACGGAAGCGGCGAGCGCGGCGGCGTAATCGGCGCGCTGGGCGCGAACCGTTGGCGGGCCGAAATCCACGGAATCAGCGTTCACGCAGCAAACAACCCTGAAGGCGGAGTTTCCGCCGCGATCATTGCAGCCAACGCCATCGCGGAAATCAAAGCCAACGGATATTTCGGGCGCATCGACAAAGGGTCCATCAAGGGAACCGCCAATGTCGGTTCGCTGCACGGCGGCGAAGCGGACAATCAGGTGATGGACTCGCTGACCGTCACCGGCGAATGCCGCAGCCACAATCCGACCTCGCTGAAAAAAATTTCCAAGGTTTGGAAAACCGCTTTTGAAAAAGCGGCCGCTGATCTGAAAAATGCTGCCGGCGAATGCGGCGCCGTCGACTTTATCGAAGACAGCGACTACCGCAGTTTTAAGCTCAAAAAGAGTGATCCGGTCGTGAAACGATTTTTGAAAGCTGCGCCGAAAGCCGGCCGCGAAGCTAAAGTCCAAACGATCAATGCCGGACTCGACGCCAATATTCTGAACGAAAGCGGCGTCCCGACTGTCACATTTGATGCAGGCAACGACCATGCGCACTCGCTGGACGAATGCGTACACATTCCGCGCTATCTC